Genomic DNA from Flavobacteriales bacterium:
GGTAGGCAGATATCCATTGCTACCTGCACGTGCATCATTTTCAGCCATCTCTGCATCGAGACGGGCCATGCGTATTTCGTGGTTGTGCTCCAGGGCATTTTGTAAGGCCAGCTCAAAAGTCAAGAGCTC
This window encodes:
- a CDS encoding TolC family protein — translated: MNRIALILLTLWLSVGGPAQELLTFELALQNALEHNHEIRMARLDAEMAENDARAGSNGYLPT